CGTGTTCGTCGGGGTCGGCATCCCGGGGACGCCGTGGCCGGGCCGGGACGCCGGAGTCCGTCACCGAGATCCGCAGGACTCCCGTGTGCAGGGACAGGTGGATGGTCATGTCGTGGCGGCCGTGCTCGGCGGCGTTCGCGGCGAGTTCCCCGACGATGAGCTCGGCGGACTCCCGGTCGGCGGACGGGAACCGCCACTGGGTCAGGACGGCGACGACGCAGCGGCGTGCCACCGGAACCCACCGGGCCTCCGCCGGCAGGGCCAGGAGGGCCTGGTGCCCGGGGAGTGCCCTGGCGTCGACGGGAGCGGCGGGCGTCATCCCCTGGTCACGGTAGACGATCGGCTGAGCGGCGGGCCGGTGTCCCTCGACGGATCCGGCGGGCGGCCTTGTCGCTTCTCTGAGGGGTGCGGTGCACATGGTCGGCCCCGAATATGGCGGAGGAGGGGTCGCTGTGGTCGGGTCCTCTCGGCGGTCAGTCGGCTCGGGCCCCTGCCGGTGGAACCCCGATCACCAGGCCGCTTCAGACGCTACGCGGTCG
This genomic interval from Streptomyces sp. NBC_00557 contains the following:
- a CDS encoding ATP-binding protein, which encodes MTPAAPVDARALPGHQALLALPAEARWVPVARRCVVAVLTQWRFPSADRESAELIVGELAANAAEHGRHDMTIHLSLHTGVLRISVTDSGVPARPRRPRDADPDEHGRGLSIVELLALEVRVRQGPLGRRVDVALTATVTE